One stretch of Streptomyces sp. 135 DNA includes these proteins:
- a CDS encoding TIGR03086 family metal-binding protein — translation MTVDHLDLAPQARLVAQLAAHVTDEQLAAPTPCPQYAVRNLLGHLIGLARAFEAAARKDFGPALDQDPASTEPDIGPGWRDELPKALDALAEAWRDPAARQGMTRAGGIDLPGEVAGLVALDELVVHGWDLARSTGQEYAPDEVSLEGALAVLAPGGEEGEEPGGLFGPPVPVPDGAPLLDRVIGLSGRDPGWRAAG, via the coding sequence ATGACCGTCGACCACCTCGATCTCGCCCCGCAGGCCCGCCTGGTGGCGCAACTGGCCGCGCACGTCACGGACGAGCAGCTCGCGGCGCCCACGCCCTGCCCCCAGTACGCGGTGCGGAATCTGCTCGGACATCTGATCGGCCTCGCCCGGGCCTTCGAGGCGGCCGCGCGCAAGGACTTCGGGCCGGCCCTGGACCAGGACCCCGCGAGCACCGAGCCGGACATCGGCCCCGGCTGGCGCGACGAGCTGCCCAAGGCCCTCGACGCCCTCGCCGAGGCGTGGCGCGACCCGGCGGCCCGGCAGGGCATGACCCGCGCGGGCGGCATCGACCTGCCCGGCGAGGTCGCGGGCCTGGTCGCCCTCGACGAGCTGGTCGTCCACGGCTGGGACCTGGCGCGGTCCACCGGCCAGGAGTACGCGCCCGACGAGGTGAGCCTGGAGGGAGCGCTGGCGGTGCTGGCCCCCGGTGGGGAGGAGGGCGAGGAGCCGGGCGGCCTCTTCGGCCCGCCGGTCCCGGTGCCGGACGGGGCGCCGCTCCTGGACCGGGTGATCGGGCTGAGCGGCCGCGACCCGGGGTGGCGGGCCGCGGGCTGA
- a CDS encoding penicillin-binding transpeptidase domain-containing protein, with product MNKTIRRASVFALLLVLALLVRATWVQFYDGKALADDKHNRRNAIEQYANPLGDIIVGGEAITGSARTTGGDLAYKRTYKNGALYSPVTGYSSQVYGATQLEGIYKDLLDGTDNRLKNPLDTVTNKRADPGDVVTTIDPAVQKAGYKALGDTKGAAVALDPRTGKILGMVSTPSYDPSKISGSTDSAEWKALTTDEDKPMVNRAMRQPLPPGSTFKLVVAAAALEDGLYSSVDARTASPNPYTLPGTVTVLKNENPSAPCENATIRTGLQYSCNNVFAKMAVDLGQDKVKAMAEKLGFGADKLDVPVRAAKSVYPSGMDKAQTGLSGIGQFDVTATPLQMSMVSAAIANGGELAAPHMVSQITDADGNVLEKFGDGDPQRVMSESVAEGLQSAMRTVVEKGTGSNAQIDGATVGGKTGTAQHGENNSKTPYAWFTSYAKGADGQEVAVAVMIESSSAARDEVSGNGLAAPIAKAMMEAALKG from the coding sequence ATGAACAAGACGATCAGGCGCGCCTCGGTCTTCGCTCTGCTGCTCGTGCTCGCCCTGCTGGTGCGGGCGACGTGGGTGCAGTTCTACGACGGCAAGGCGCTCGCGGACGACAAGCACAACCGGCGCAACGCGATCGAGCAGTACGCGAACCCGCTGGGCGACATCATCGTGGGCGGTGAGGCCATCACCGGCTCCGCGCGGACGACAGGAGGGGACCTCGCCTACAAGCGCACGTACAAGAACGGCGCCCTGTACTCACCCGTGACGGGCTACAGCTCGCAGGTGTACGGCGCCACCCAGCTGGAGGGCATCTACAAGGACCTCCTGGACGGCACCGACAACCGCCTGAAGAACCCGCTCGACACGGTCACCAACAAGCGCGCCGACCCCGGCGACGTGGTGACGACCATCGACCCGGCGGTGCAGAAGGCGGGCTACAAGGCGCTCGGCGACACCAAGGGCGCCGCGGTCGCGCTCGACCCGAGGACCGGCAAGATCCTCGGCATGGTCTCGACGCCGTCGTACGACCCGTCGAAGATCAGCGGCTCCACGGACTCCGCGGAGTGGAAGGCCCTGACGACCGACGAGGACAAGCCGATGGTGAACCGCGCGATGCGCCAGCCGCTGCCGCCCGGTTCGACGTTCAAGCTGGTCGTCGCGGCGGCGGCCCTGGAGGACGGGCTCTACTCCTCGGTGGACGCGAGGACCGCCAGCCCGAACCCGTACACGCTGCCGGGCACGGTGACGGTCCTGAAGAACGAGAACCCGTCGGCCCCGTGCGAGAACGCGACGATCCGTACGGGCCTGCAGTACTCCTGCAACAACGTCTTCGCGAAGATGGCCGTCGACCTCGGCCAGGACAAGGTGAAGGCGATGGCGGAGAAGCTGGGCTTCGGCGCGGACAAGCTGGATGTGCCGGTGCGCGCGGCGAAGAGCGTGTACCCCTCCGGCATGGACAAGGCGCAGACGGGCCTGTCGGGCATCGGCCAGTTCGACGTGACGGCGACGCCGCTCCAGATGTCGATGGTGTCGGCGGCGATCGCCAACGGCGGCGAGCTCGCCGCGCCGCACATGGTCTCGCAGATCACGGACGCGGACGGCAACGTCCTGGAGAAGTTCGGCGACGGGGACCCCCAGCGTGTGATGAGCGAGTCCGTCGCCGAGGGCCTCCAGTCGGCGATGCGGACGGTCGTCGAGAAGGGCACGGGTTCGAACGCGCAGATCGACGGCGCGACGGTCGGCGGCAAGACGGGCACGGCCCAGCACGGCGAGAACAACAGCAAGACGCCGTACGCGTGGTTCACCTCGTACGCCAAGGGCGCGGACGGCCAGGAGGTGGCGGTCGCGGTGATGATCGAGTCGTCGAGCGCGGCCCGCGACGAGGTCAGCGGCAACGGCCTGGCCGCGCCGATCGCCAAGGCGATGATGGAGGCGGCGCTGAAGGGCTGA
- a CDS encoding CPBP family intramembrane glutamic endopeptidase, whose translation MTISPDFSPAATALTAALGAYLLLGEPLLGRRMYASLARRRATEPGALVRYFRVVLALWWALAALAAAALLLSPGTAAADLGIALPDKPAVVAVGVLFCAVIAVTSGRALRDLDRQGKHVPGRAAIEAMLPGTPRERALAVAFGVSDGICAEFVYRGLLIAFGVGVLGLHLYAAAALSVLVYAVAGYYQGRQGLLVFAVFGALLSGLYLATGSLLLPMALHVILSVRDLTTLTPPTPSAAPLTAK comes from the coding sequence ATGACCATCTCGCCGGACTTCTCACCCGCCGCCACGGCTCTCACGGCCGCGCTCGGCGCCTATCTGCTGCTCGGGGAGCCCCTGCTCGGCCGTCGCATGTACGCCTCGCTGGCCCGCCGCCGCGCCACCGAACCCGGCGCCCTCGTCCGCTACTTCCGCGTCGTGCTCGCGCTGTGGTGGGCCCTCGCCGCCCTCGCGGCCGCGGCGCTGCTGCTCTCGCCGGGTACGGCCGCCGCCGACCTCGGCATCGCCTTGCCCGACAAGCCCGCCGTCGTCGCGGTCGGCGTCCTGTTCTGCGCGGTGATCGCGGTGACCTCCGGGCGCGCGCTCCGCGACCTCGACCGGCAGGGCAAGCACGTACCGGGGCGCGCCGCCATCGAGGCGATGCTGCCGGGCACGCCCCGCGAGCGCGCCCTCGCCGTCGCCTTCGGCGTGAGCGACGGCATCTGCGCGGAGTTCGTCTACCGCGGGCTGCTCATCGCCTTCGGCGTCGGCGTGCTCGGCCTCCACCTCTACGCCGCCGCGGCCCTCTCCGTGCTCGTCTACGCCGTCGCCGGCTACTACCAGGGCCGCCAGGGACTCCTCGTCTTCGCCGTCTTCGGCGCGCTGCTCAGCGGCCTGTACCTGGCCACCGGCAGCCTGCTCCTGCCCATGGCCCTGCACGTCATCCTCAGTGTGCGCGACCTGACGACGCTCACGCCGCCGACGCCGTCCGCGGCGCCGCTCACCGCCAAGTGA
- a CDS encoding S28 family serine protease produces MRNKGISALVCAGLMAGAAVLGGAGDAVAQVAAADREGQTAGTVRERLEKIPGMKVVSVAEKEGHPLYTLTYVQPVDHAKPRGATFTQRATLWHKSTDKPTVLYTTGYTLGGGTASLTRLIDANQVSVEHRYFGPSRPTGAAGDDWSKMTVQQEAADEHRLTRALRTIEKGKWLGTGASKGGMTATYHERFYPDDLDAVVAFVAPNDADNRDDSGYERFFKTVGTKKCRESLNAVQREMLVRRDTLLPKFETDAKANGDTFEETLGTTDRAYEFAVLDQVWNFWQSGTAADCPTVPDAKKATDDQLYDWSKEHGLSVYRDEDLGTNGSGPYYHQAATQLGWADLKFKHLKGVRHYPDIYQPNSVLPAAMRGTYDNRTVADVDRWVKTRGERMMFVYGQNDPWSAERFTPSHRDSHRYVVPGAGHGASIAKLPAAEQAEAVATIKRWADVK; encoded by the coding sequence GTGCGCAACAAGGGGATATCCGCGCTGGTCTGCGCGGGACTGATGGCGGGTGCCGCGGTGCTCGGCGGTGCGGGGGACGCCGTCGCGCAGGTCGCTGCGGCGGACCGGGAGGGCCAGACGGCCGGCACCGTCCGTGAACGCCTGGAGAAGATACCGGGCATGAAGGTCGTGTCCGTCGCGGAGAAGGAGGGCCACCCCCTCTACACGCTGACGTACGTCCAGCCCGTCGACCACGCGAAGCCCCGCGGCGCCACCTTCACGCAGCGCGCCACGCTCTGGCACAAGTCCACGGACAAGCCGACCGTCCTCTACACCACCGGTTACACCCTCGGCGGCGGCACCGCCTCCCTCACCCGCCTCATCGACGCCAACCAAGTCAGCGTCGAACACCGCTACTTCGGGCCATCCCGGCCCACCGGCGCCGCGGGCGACGACTGGTCCAAGATGACCGTTCAGCAGGAGGCCGCCGACGAGCACCGCCTCACCCGGGCCCTGCGCACCATCGAGAAGGGCAAGTGGCTGGGCACCGGCGCCAGCAAGGGCGGCATGACCGCGACCTACCACGAGCGCTTCTACCCCGACGACCTCGACGCGGTCGTCGCGTTCGTCGCGCCCAACGACGCCGACAACCGCGACGACAGCGGCTACGAGCGCTTCTTCAAGACGGTCGGGACCAAGAAGTGCCGGGAGTCGCTGAACGCCGTGCAGCGCGAGATGCTCGTACGCCGCGACACACTGCTCCCCAAGTTCGAGACGGACGCCAAGGCCAACGGCGACACCTTCGAGGAGACCCTCGGCACCACCGACCGCGCCTACGAGTTCGCCGTCCTCGACCAGGTCTGGAACTTCTGGCAGTCCGGCACCGCCGCCGACTGCCCCACCGTGCCCGACGCGAAGAAGGCCACGGACGACCAGCTCTACGACTGGTCGAAGGAGCACGGCCTGAGCGTCTACCGCGACGAGGACCTCGGCACCAACGGCTCGGGCCCCTACTACCACCAGGCGGCCACCCAACTCGGCTGGGCGGACCTGAAGTTCAAGCACCTCAAGGGCGTCCGCCACTACCCGGACATCTACCAGCCCAACTCCGTGCTGCCCGCCGCCATGCGCGGCACCTACGACAACAGGACCGTCGCCGACGTCGACCGCTGGGTGAAGACCCGCGGCGAGCGCATGATGTTCGTCTACGGCCAGAACGACCCGTGGAGCGCCGAGCGGTTCACCCCGAGCCACCGCGACTCCCACCGCTACGTCGTGCCGGGCGCGGGCCACGGCGCGTCGATCGCCAAACTGCCCGCCGCCGAACAGGCCGAGGCCGTCGCCACCATCAAACGCTGGGCCGACGTGAAGTAA
- a CDS encoding PadR family transcriptional regulator — MTADRRASWFKGVLDLLVLASLTDGESYGYEIAKLLGAAGFGQIKGGTLYPVLNRLEEAGLVAAEFRAAEKGPGRRYYRLTDAGRETLGEQGGLWLAFDGSVRDILAKAGVR, encoded by the coding sequence GTGACCGCCGACCGCCGCGCCAGCTGGTTCAAGGGCGTACTCGACCTCCTCGTACTCGCGAGCCTCACCGACGGCGAGAGCTACGGCTACGAGATCGCCAAGCTCCTCGGAGCCGCCGGCTTCGGCCAGATCAAGGGCGGCACGCTCTACCCCGTGCTGAACCGCCTGGAGGAGGCGGGCCTGGTCGCCGCCGAGTTCCGCGCCGCCGAGAAGGGGCCGGGACGGCGCTACTACCGGCTCACCGACGCCGGGCGCGAGACCCTCGGCGAGCAGGGCGGGCTGTGGCTCGCCTTCGACGGCTCCGTACGGGACATCCTCGCGAAGGCGGGTGTGCGATGA
- a CDS encoding NAD(P)-dependent oxidoreductase, protein MPAPRTVLLTGAAGGLGTLMRGHLPAHGHDLRLLDMRAIEGEPDAIVADLADREALREAVRGVDAVLHLAGISLESTFDRILKANIEGTYNLYEAAREEGVRRIVFASSNHAVGFTPRPQGDDPLIPDDTPHRPDTFYGLSKSFGEDLAQFYWDKHGIETVSVRIGSCFPEPSNVRMLSVWMSPADGARLFHAALTAEDVGHAVVYGSSANTRLWWDLSSARALGYEPRDDSERYAAKLIAEQGELDPGNPDHAHLGGHFCTRPPVWPH, encoded by the coding sequence ATGCCCGCTCCCCGCACCGTCCTGCTCACCGGCGCCGCAGGCGGCCTCGGCACGCTGATGCGCGGGCACCTGCCGGCCCACGGCCACGATCTGCGCCTGCTCGACATGCGCGCCATCGAGGGCGAGCCGGACGCGATCGTCGCCGACCTCGCGGACCGCGAGGCGCTGCGCGAGGCCGTCCGCGGGGTCGACGCGGTCCTCCACCTGGCGGGCATCTCCCTGGAGTCCACCTTCGACAGAATCCTCAAGGCCAACATCGAAGGGACGTACAACCTCTACGAGGCGGCCCGCGAGGAAGGCGTGCGGCGGATCGTCTTCGCCTCCTCCAACCACGCGGTGGGGTTCACGCCCCGCCCGCAGGGCGACGACCCGCTGATCCCGGACGACACCCCGCACCGCCCCGACACGTTCTACGGCCTGTCGAAGTCCTTCGGCGAGGACCTCGCGCAGTTCTACTGGGACAAGCACGGCATCGAGACCGTCTCGGTCCGCATCGGCTCGTGCTTCCCCGAGCCGTCGAACGTACGGATGCTGTCGGTGTGGATGAGCCCTGCCGACGGCGCGCGGCTCTTCCACGCGGCGCTCACCGCCGAGGACGTCGGGCACGCCGTCGTCTACGGCTCGTCCGCCAACACCCGCCTGTGGTGGGACCTCTCCTCGGCGCGCGCCCTCGGCTACGAACCGCGGGACGACTCCGAGCGGTACGCGGCCAAGCTCATCGCCGAGCAGGGCGAACTGGACCCCGGCAACCCCGACCACGCCCACCTGGGCGGCCACTTCTGCACCCGCCCCCCGGTGTGGCCGCACTGA
- a CDS encoding sugar ABC transporter substrate-binding protein, which produces MRTPSRRRRPRALAAAAAGTLLTPLLAGCWTGAGGAGSGDSLNVLMVNNPQMLQLRKLTAAHFTAETGIKVNFTVLPENDVRDKISQDFANQAGQYDVATLSNYEIPIYARNGWLHEVGSYAREDTAYDEKDVLPPMRQSLAGEDGKLYGQPFYGESSFLMYRKDVFKKAGLTMPEHPTWQQVADLAARVDGEEPGMKGICLRGLPGWGEVMAPLTTVVNTFGGTWFDKDWKARLNAPEFKKATRFYVDLVREHGQAGAAQSGYAECLNNLTQGKTAMWYDATAAAGSLESAKSPVKGKIGYVPAPVVRTRSSGWLYTWAWGMQKASRNPDKAWKFISWASGKEYERLVGEKTGWSNVPAGKRASTYANPAYRKEAAAFQDVTRAAIEGARPRDPGVQPRPAPGIQFVGIPEFTDLGTKVSQEISAAIAGRQSVDAALDTSQRLAEKISEEYEGR; this is translated from the coding sequence ATGCGAACCCCGAGCCGACGACGAAGGCCGCGCGCGCTCGCCGCGGCCGCCGCAGGGACGCTGCTCACCCCGCTGCTCGCCGGCTGCTGGACCGGTGCGGGCGGGGCCGGTTCAGGCGACTCCCTGAACGTCCTCATGGTGAACAACCCGCAGATGCTCCAGCTGCGCAAGCTCACCGCCGCCCACTTCACCGCGGAGACGGGCATCAAGGTGAACTTCACCGTCCTGCCCGAGAACGACGTCCGCGACAAGATCAGCCAGGACTTCGCCAACCAGGCGGGGCAGTACGACGTCGCCACCCTGAGCAACTACGAGATACCGATCTACGCCAGGAACGGCTGGCTGCACGAGGTCGGCTCCTACGCCCGCGAGGACACCGCGTACGACGAGAAGGACGTCCTGCCGCCCATGAGGCAGTCCCTCGCCGGAGAGGACGGCAAGCTCTACGGACAGCCCTTCTACGGAGAGTCGTCCTTCCTGATGTACCGCAAGGACGTCTTCAAGAAGGCGGGCCTCACCATGCCCGAGCACCCCACCTGGCAGCAGGTGGCGGACCTCGCCGCCCGGGTGGACGGCGAGGAGCCGGGGATGAAGGGCATCTGCCTGCGCGGCCTGCCCGGCTGGGGCGAGGTGATGGCCCCGCTGACGACCGTGGTGAACACCTTCGGGGGCACCTGGTTCGACAAGGACTGGAAGGCCCGCCTGAACGCCCCCGAGTTCAAGAAGGCGACCCGCTTCTACGTGGACCTCGTGCGCGAGCACGGCCAGGCCGGGGCCGCCCAGTCCGGCTATGCCGAGTGCCTCAACAACCTCACCCAGGGCAAGACCGCCATGTGGTACGACGCGACGGCCGCCGCCGGATCACTGGAGTCCGCCAAGTCCCCGGTCAAGGGCAAGATCGGCTATGTGCCCGCCCCGGTGGTGCGGACCAGGAGCTCCGGGTGGCTCTACACGTGGGCCTGGGGCATGCAGAAGGCCTCGCGGAACCCGGACAAGGCCTGGAAGTTCATCTCCTGGGCGTCCGGCAAGGAGTACGAGAGGCTCGTCGGCGAGAAGACCGGCTGGTCCAACGTCCCCGCGGGCAAACGCGCCTCGACGTACGCGAATCCCGCCTACCGCAAGGAAGCCGCCGCCTTCCAGGACGTCACCCGCGCCGCCATCGAGGGCGCCAGGCCCCGCGACCCTGGTGTGCAGCCCCGGCCCGCGCCCGGCATCCAGTTCGTCGGCATCCCCGAGTTCACCGACCTCGGCACCAAGGTCTCCCAGGAGATCAGCGCGGCCATCGCCGGGCGCCAGTCCGTCGACGCCGCCCTGGACACGTCCCAGCGGCTCGCCGAAAAGATCTCCGAGGAGTACGAGGGACGATGA
- a CDS encoding MFS transporter, translating into MTSTIGRVLRDRNAGLYLGAVVVSGFGTSALWLVSGIWVKELTGSDGLAALCQLALWAPTLVGPLLGTLADRTRRKPLLVTVNLTLGALLLSLFAVDSAGRLWILFALLLVYGACGVVTDAAEAALVPAAVGKELLGDFNGLRMSANEGMKLMAPLAGAGLFTAYGGARVALLDAVTFVLAAGMYALLRVREAAPVRERASLRARTAEGARYLWGHERLRPVVVAGGLTMLTSGISGATVYAIVERLGHSPAYTGVLYVVQGAGSVAVGVASGALLRRFGAWRFGGAGIALTGVSAVLSALPSDAAVLAGSFANGAGLPCVLIAGLTAVQRETPDALLGRVAATANTLMFAPTALGIAGGAALVESVDIRVLLPVLAGARLLIAAPLLLGRRVRVTSRRPSV; encoded by the coding sequence ATGACATCGACGATCGGGCGCGTCCTGCGGGACCGCAACGCCGGCCTCTATCTGGGCGCGGTGGTGGTCTCCGGCTTCGGGACCTCCGCGCTGTGGCTCGTCTCCGGGATCTGGGTGAAGGAGCTGACCGGCTCCGACGGGCTCGCCGCGCTCTGCCAGCTGGCCCTGTGGGCGCCCACCCTCGTCGGCCCGCTGCTCGGCACGCTCGCCGACCGCACGCGCCGCAAACCGCTCCTGGTGACCGTGAACCTGACCCTCGGCGCCCTGCTCCTGTCCCTGTTCGCGGTGGACTCCGCCGGACGGCTGTGGATCCTCTTCGCGCTCCTGCTGGTGTACGGGGCGTGCGGCGTCGTCACGGACGCGGCGGAGGCCGCCCTGGTCCCGGCGGCCGTCGGCAAGGAGCTGCTCGGTGACTTCAACGGCCTGCGGATGTCCGCGAACGAGGGCATGAAGCTGATGGCGCCGCTCGCGGGGGCGGGCCTGTTCACCGCGTACGGCGGCGCCCGGGTGGCGCTCCTGGACGCCGTCACGTTCGTACTCGCCGCGGGCATGTACGCGCTGCTGCGGGTCCGGGAGGCCGCCCCGGTGCGTGAGCGCGCCTCGCTACGGGCCCGGACCGCCGAGGGCGCCCGGTACCTGTGGGGGCACGAGCGGCTGCGGCCCGTCGTGGTGGCGGGCGGCCTGACGATGCTGACGTCGGGGATCAGCGGTGCGACGGTCTACGCGATCGTGGAGCGGCTCGGCCACTCGCCCGCGTACACGGGCGTGCTGTACGTCGTGCAGGGCGCGGGCTCCGTGGCGGTGGGCGTGGCCTCGGGGGCGCTGCTGCGGCGTTTCGGGGCGTGGCGGTTCGGTGGCGCGGGCATCGCGCTGACCGGTGTGTCGGCGGTCCTGAGCGCGCTGCCGAGCGACGCGGCGGTCCTCGCGGGGAGCTTCGCGAACGGCGCCGGGCTGCCCTGCGTGCTGATCGCGGGGCTCACCGCGGTGCAGCGGGAGACGCCGGACGCGCTGCTCGGCCGGGTGGCGGCGACCGCCAATACGCTGATGTTCGCACCGACCGCGCTCGGCATCGCGGGGGGCGCGGCCCTCGTGGAGAGCGTCGACATCCGCGTCCTGCTGCCGGTTCTCGCGGGGGCGCGGCTGCTGATCGCCGCGCCCCTGCTCCTCGGGCGCCGGGTGCGGGTTACTTCACGTCGGCCCAGCGTTTGA
- a CDS encoding 5-dehydro-4-deoxyglucarate dehydratase → MTSAPLASRLRVPSGPLFFPVTAYGPDGSVDLDAFRTHVRGGIEAGAAAVFACCGTGEFHALTPEEFQECVAAAVEEAAGRVPVVAGAGYGTALAVRYARLAEEAGADGLLAMPPYLVVAGQEGLLRHYTELAAATSLDVIVYQRDNAVLTPETVVALARAEGVIGFKDGLGDMDLMQRTVSAVRAEVPGDFLYFNGLPTAELTGLAYRGIGVSLYSSAVFCFAPDIALAYHRAFNAATPEGDATVNRLLDGFYRPFVELRALGRGYAVSLVKAGVRLGGLDVGPVRPPLHEPAAEHVKRLAELVEQGRGLLGTAHPGAGA, encoded by the coding sequence GTGACGTCAGCCCCTCTAGCTTCCCGACTTCGCGTCCCCAGCGGGCCGTTGTTCTTCCCGGTCACCGCGTACGGACCCGACGGCTCCGTCGACCTGGACGCCTTCCGCACCCATGTGCGCGGCGGCATCGAGGCGGGCGCCGCGGCCGTCTTCGCCTGCTGCGGCACGGGCGAGTTCCATGCCCTGACTCCCGAGGAGTTCCAGGAGTGCGTGGCCGCCGCAGTCGAGGAGGCGGCGGGCCGGGTGCCGGTCGTCGCCGGCGCGGGGTACGGCACCGCGCTCGCCGTGCGGTACGCGCGCCTGGCCGAGGAGGCGGGCGCCGACGGGCTGCTCGCCATGCCGCCCTACCTCGTCGTCGCCGGGCAGGAGGGGCTGCTGCGGCACTACACCGAACTCGCCGCGGCCACCTCCCTGGACGTCATCGTCTACCAGCGCGACAACGCCGTCCTCACGCCGGAGACGGTCGTCGCGCTCGCCCGCGCCGAAGGCGTCATCGGCTTCAAGGACGGCCTCGGCGACATGGACCTGATGCAGCGCACGGTCAGCGCCGTGCGGGCCGAAGTACCCGGGGACTTCCTCTACTTCAACGGCCTGCCGACCGCCGAACTGACCGGCCTCGCCTACCGCGGCATCGGCGTGAGCCTCTACTCCTCGGCCGTCTTCTGCTTCGCGCCCGACATCGCGCTCGCCTACCACCGGGCGTTCAACGCCGCGACCCCCGAGGGCGACGCCACCGTGAACCGCCTCCTGGACGGCTTCTACCGGCCCTTCGTGGAGCTGCGCGCCCTCGGCCGCGGTTACGCCGTCTCCCTCGTGAAGGCGGGCGTGCGGCTCGGCGGCCTCGATGTCGGCCCCGTGCGCCCGCCGCTGCACGAGCCCGCCGCCGAGCACGTCAAACGCCTGGCCGAACTCGTCGAGCAGGGGCGTGGGCTGCTGGGGACCGCGCACCCGGGGGCGGGCGCGTGA
- a CDS encoding DeoR/GlpR family DNA-binding transcription regulator — protein sequence MTAEERQRRIVDAARHSGSVDVTALAAQLGVAKETVRRDLRTLEDHGLVRRTHGGAYPVESAGFETTLAFRTTMHVPEKRRIAAAAAELLGDAETVFVDEGFTPQLTAEALPGAAAGRPLTVVTASLAAAGALAEAEHVTVLLLGGRVRPGTLATVDHWTTKMLAGFVIDLAYIGANGISREHGLTTPDPAVSEVKAQAIRASRRTVFLGVHTKFGATSFCRFAGVADLDAIVTSSRLPASEAHRYSLLGPQVIRA from the coding sequence ATGACCGCGGAGGAACGTCAGCGGCGGATCGTCGACGCGGCACGCCACTCCGGTTCCGTCGACGTGACGGCGCTCGCCGCCCAGCTCGGCGTCGCCAAGGAGACCGTCCGCCGCGATCTGCGCACCCTGGAGGACCACGGCCTGGTCCGCCGCACCCATGGCGGCGCCTATCCCGTGGAGAGCGCGGGCTTCGAGACCACCCTCGCCTTCCGCACCACCATGCACGTGCCGGAGAAGCGGCGCATCGCCGCCGCCGCGGCCGAACTGCTCGGCGACGCCGAGACCGTCTTCGTCGACGAGGGGTTCACGCCCCAGCTGACCGCCGAGGCACTGCCCGGCGCCGCGGCGGGGCGCCCGCTGACCGTGGTCACCGCCTCGCTCGCCGCCGCGGGCGCCCTCGCGGAGGCCGAGCACGTCACCGTGCTGCTGCTCGGCGGGCGGGTGCGGCCGGGCACGCTCGCCACCGTCGACCACTGGACGACCAAGATGCTGGCCGGGTTCGTCATCGACCTGGCGTACATCGGCGCCAACGGCATCTCCCGCGAGCACGGCCTGACGACGCCCGACCCGGCGGTGAGCGAGGTCAAGGCGCAGGCGATCAGGGCCTCGCGGCGCACCGTCTTCCTCGGCGTGCACACCAAGTTCGGCGCGACGAGCTTCTGCCGGTTCGCGGGCGTCGCCGACCTGGACGCGATCGTCACGAGCAGCCGCCTGCCCGCCTCGGAGGCGCACCGCTACTCCCTCCTCGGCCCCCAGGTCATCCGCGCCTGA
- a CDS encoding sugar ABC transporter permease, whose product MTATASGTAPVGHARVPAANPPGTPGRLRAWATRAPLLPALIFMITVTQLPFVATLVISFFDWNALYPNARSFTWFANYSEVLTDPDLRESVLTTILLTVSVVLASLVLGLVLALLLNRRFKGRGLVRTLLIAPFLLVPVAAALLWKHVLYNPEYGLLNGLLHWAGGDGAAQPDWISDTPLPAIEASLVWQWTPFMMLILLAGLQSRDPQLIEAARMDGAGDWQVFRHLTLPHLRRYLELGALLGSVYIVQNFDAVFTLTSGGLGTANLPYTVYQSFYQAHENGLASAAGVLVVIGSVIIATFALRVVSSLFREEVSR is encoded by the coding sequence ATGACCGCCACAGCCTCCGGCACCGCTCCCGTCGGCCACGCGCGCGTGCCCGCCGCCAACCCTCCCGGCACCCCGGGCCGGCTGCGCGCCTGGGCCACCAGGGCGCCCCTGCTGCCCGCCCTGATCTTCATGATCACCGTGACCCAGCTGCCGTTCGTGGCCACCTTGGTGATCTCGTTCTTCGACTGGAACGCCCTCTACCCGAACGCCCGCAGCTTCACCTGGTTCGCCAACTACTCCGAGGTCCTCACCGACCCCGACCTGCGCGAGTCCGTCCTGACCACGATCCTGCTCACGGTCTCCGTCGTCCTCGCGAGCCTGGTCCTCGGGCTCGTCCTCGCGCTGCTCCTCAACCGGCGGTTCAAGGGGCGCGGGCTCGTGCGCACGCTCCTGATCGCGCCGTTCCTGCTGGTGCCGGTGGCCGCCGCGCTGCTGTGGAAGCACGTGCTCTACAACCCCGAGTACGGCCTTCTCAACGGCCTCCTGCACTGGGCCGGCGGGGACGGTGCCGCCCAGCCCGACTGGATCTCGGACACCCCGCTGCCGGCCATCGAGGCCTCCCTGGTGTGGCAGTGGACGCCCTTCATGATGCTGATCCTGCTCGCGGGGCTGCAGAGCCGTGACCCCCAGCTGATCGAGGCGGCCCGCATGGACGGGGCCGGCGACTGGCAGGTCTTCCGCCATCTGACCCTGCCCCACCTGCGCCGCTACCTCGAATTGGGCGCGCTGCTCGGCTCGGTCTACATCGTGCAGAACTTCGACGCCGTCTTCACGCTCACCTCGGGCGGTCTCGGCACCGCCAACCTGCCCTACACCGTCTACCAGAGCTTCTACCAGGCGCACGAGAACGGCCTGGCCTCCGCGGCCGGGGTACTCGTCGTCATCGGCTCGGTCATCATCGCGACCTTCGCGCTGCGGGTCGTCTCGTCCCTCTTCCGTGAGGAGGTGTCCCGCTGA